The Desulfovibrio aminophilus genomic sequence CGCGCTGCGACGGGCCGAACCCGGCCTGGTCCCTGACGGCCGGGGAGGGCGAGATCAACATGGACGGCCGCACCCAGGTCTGGCACTCGGCCCTGCGGGTCAAGGGCATGCCCGCGGCCTACCTGCCCTATGCGGCGATTCCGGGATTCAAGAAACGCCAGAGCGGCGTGCTCATGCCCGAGGTCTTCCGCAGCGAGCGCCTGGGCTTCGGCCTGAACATCCCCTACTACTGGGCCATCAACGACGAGATGGACGCCACCTTCTACCAGTCCTGGATGAGCAAGCGCGGCTACATGCAGGGCCTGGAGTTCCGCCACGCCGACGACACCCGTTCCAAGGGCGTGTGGCGCTTCGACATCATGTCCGACGCCAAGGTCGCCAAGACCGAGGCCGACGAGGAACGCATCTTCCGGGGGGACGGCCTGGCCCGGCCCAACAGCAGCCGCTGGTGGTGGCGCAGCAAGTACGACGGCCATTTGCCCGAGTCCACCAAGTGGAAGACCCTTCTGGACGTGGACGTGGTCTCGGACCAGAACTACCTGCGTGAGTTCCGCTCCGGGAGCACGGGCTACAACCGCAGCCGCCAGGAGTTCCTGGACCGCTTCGGCCGCGACCTTGATCCCATGGACGCCCAGAACCGCACGAGCACGGCCCAGGTTTCGCGTTCCTGGGACAGCTTCGGCGTGGCCGGCACCGTGCAGTACACCCAGAACCTGGCCTACTGGAACGGCAACGGCAAGAGCGGCGACGACCCCACGCTCCAGCGCATGCCCGAGATGGACGCCTTCGCCTACAAGGACCGCATCGGCTCCAGTCCCCTGGAGTTCCAGGGCGACGCCCAGTACGGCTACTATTCTCGCCAGGCGGGCACCACCGGACACCGTCTGGACGCCAGCCCCACGGTGAGCCTGCCCCTGACCTCGCGCTACGGCTCGGTCATCCCCCGAGCGGGCGTCCGCCAGACCATGTACGGGGTGGACCGCTGGGGCAATGAAGCCCCCTACGTGAACTCCGCCGGAGTCTCCGAAGGCGCGCACACCTCGGACAACTCCTTCCTCTCGCGCACCAACTATGAGATGGGCTTCGACGCCTTCACCGAGTTCTACCGGGCCTTCGACCTGCGCCGCGACCACCTGGCCCCGACCCTGGCCAACGCCGGGCAGAGCCGCTGGATGGCCCTCAAGCACTCCATCGTGCCGCGCCTGGAATATTCCTACATGCCCCGGATCACGGGCCAGTCGCGGCTGCCCTATTTCGACGAGCGCGACCGGCTCCTGGGCCGCAACATCAGCACCCTCTCCCTGACCAACGTGCTGGACCGCCGCCGCGACCGGGTGTCCCTGGTCTCCGACGGCACGGACGCCCGGCCCGCCCTGGCCACGGACTACCTCGACTTCCTGCGCCTGCGCCTGGAGCAGGGCTACGACTATGAGGAGGCCCAGCGCCAGGATCTGGTGAACAGTTATCCGCGTCGCCCGTTCACGGACACCACCCTGGAGCTGACCTACAAGCCCGAGCGCTACATGAGCCTCACCTCGCGCACGCGCTACTCGGCCTACCTGGGCTCCGTGACCGAGCACGAGCACTTCGTGCGCATGGAGAAGGAGAACCTGGGCGACCTGTTCTTCGGTCTGGATTTCCTGGAGAAGGTCCACGAGTACAAGCGCTACCGCGACCGGGACTACAACATGCTGCGCGTGGGCGCGGACTACTACCTGACCAGGGACATCATCCTGGGCGCGGACATCCGCTACGACCTGCTCATGGGCAGCTCGGTGGACCGCTACTGGAGCGTGACCTGGCGGCACCAGTGCTTCGACCTCGTGTTCTCCTTCGAGCAGGGCTACGACGACAACCGCTTCGCCATCACGGTGAACCTCTTCGAGTTCTAGGCATGTCCCGGCGCCCCATCGTCCTCCTGCCCGAGGCCCTGCGCAACCAGATCGCCGCCGGCGAGGTGGTCGAGCGCCCCTCCAGCGTGGTCAAGGAGCTGGCCGAGAACAGCCTGGACGCCGGGGCCCGGCGCGTGGACGTGGAGCTGGCGCGCGGCGGGCTGGCGCTCATCGCGGTGCAGGACGACGGCGGCGGGGTGCCGCCGGGCGAACTGGCCCTGGCCGTGACCCGCCACGCCACGAGCAAGATCGCCTCGGCCGCCGACCTCTGGCGCATCGCCACCTTCGGCTTCCGGGGCGAGGCCCTGCCGAGCATCGCCTCGGTGTCCCTGCTGCGCATGACCTCCCGCTTCCCGGGCGAGGCCGAGGCCCGTTTCGTGGAGGTGGAGAACGGGCGGCTGCGCGACGAGGGCCCGGCGGCGCTGGCGGCGGGCACCCGGGTGGAGGTGCGCGGGCTGTTCCAGAGCGTGCCCGCGCGGCTCAAGTTCCTGCGCTCCGAGGCCACCGAGGCCCGGCGCTGCCAGGACATCCTCATGCGCATGAGCCTGGCCCGGCCGGACGTGGCCTTTTCCCTGACCCTGGACGGCCGCGAGTCCTTCCGCCTGCCGCCGGGACAGGAGCTGGCCGACCGGCTGGCCCGCTTCTGGCCTCCGGCGGTCTGCCAGGGGCTGCGGCCCTTCGATCTGGATCTCGGCGGCGCGCGGGCCCACGGCCTGGCGGGCGACCCGGCCACGGCCCAGGGACGGGGCGAGCGCATCCTCTGCTTCGTCAACGGTCGGGCCGTGCAGGACCGCCTGCTCACCCGGGCCGCGCGCAACGCCTACCAGGGTCGCCTGCTCACCTCGGAATTTCCCCAACTGGCGCTGTTCCTGGATCTGCCCCCGGACGAGGTGGACGTGAACGTGCACCCGGCCAAGCTGGAGGTGCGCTTCCGCGACGAGGGCGCGATCTTCTCCCTGGTGCGCCGGGCCCTGCTCCAGGCCTTGGAGGCCATGGCCCCAACCGCGCTCTTCGCGGCTCCGCCGCCCGAGCCCCGGGAGGCCGCGCCCGCCCCGGCCCAGCGCGCCCTGCCCGTGGAGCCGCCCAAGTTCGCCTCCTACCGCGAGTTCCGCTCCTCCTACGGAGCGGCCCCGGCCCCCGTGGAGCGGGAGGACGCCTTCCCGCCGTCCGCCTCTCCCCCGCCGTGTTTCCAGGTCTCTTCGGCCGCGTCCGCGCCCGTGTCCCTGGGCGATTCCGGCCTGGTCTACCTGGGCCAGGCGGCGGACACCTATCTCGTGCTGCGCACGCCCGACGGCCTGGCCCTGCTGGACCAGCACGCGGCCCACGAACGGGTGCTTTTCGAGAACATGCGCGCCGGCCGCACCCGGGGCGA encodes the following:
- a CDS encoding LPS-assembly protein LptD; protein product: MRRDVARRLFSVALVAVLLAGMPLALPGKVSTPTELREFLPPEAPSLSTPEGAGTPASAPAGPEAPWHFSAQKVVTEHDAQYVEAQGEVILSQGRNILRADFARYYESTRWVFLKGNVRVNWEGDILEAEEAEFDLASGVGWLKRGKVFVSKPHVFLESEYVQKHKGAIYTFKNATVTRCDGPNPAWSLTAGEGEINMDGRTQVWHSALRVKGMPAAYLPYAAIPGFKKRQSGVLMPEVFRSERLGFGLNIPYYWAINDEMDATFYQSWMSKRGYMQGLEFRHADDTRSKGVWRFDIMSDAKVAKTEADEERIFRGDGLARPNSSRWWWRSKYDGHLPESTKWKTLLDVDVVSDQNYLREFRSGSTGYNRSRQEFLDRFGRDLDPMDAQNRTSTAQVSRSWDSFGVAGTVQYTQNLAYWNGNGKSGDDPTLQRMPEMDAFAYKDRIGSSPLEFQGDAQYGYYSRQAGTTGHRLDASPTVSLPLTSRYGSVIPRAGVRQTMYGVDRWGNEAPYVNSAGVSEGAHTSDNSFLSRTNYEMGFDAFTEFYRAFDLRRDHLAPTLANAGQSRWMALKHSIVPRLEYSYMPRITGQSRLPYFDERDRLLGRNISTLSLTNVLDRRRDRVSLVSDGTDARPALATDYLDFLRLRLEQGYDYEEAQRQDLVNSYPRRPFTDTTLELTYKPERYMSLTSRTRYSAYLGSVTEHEHFVRMEKENLGDLFFGLDFLEKVHEYKRYRDRDYNMLRVGADYYLTRDIILGADIRYDLLMGSSVDRYWSVTWRHQCFDLVFSFEQGYDDNRFAITVNLFEF
- the mutL gene encoding DNA mismatch repair endonuclease MutL; the protein is MSRRPIVLLPEALRNQIAAGEVVERPSSVVKELAENSLDAGARRVDVELARGGLALIAVQDDGGGVPPGELALAVTRHATSKIASAADLWRIATFGFRGEALPSIASVSLLRMTSRFPGEAEARFVEVENGRLRDEGPAALAAGTRVEVRGLFQSVPARLKFLRSEATEARRCQDILMRMSLARPDVAFSLTLDGRESFRLPPGQELADRLARFWPPAVCQGLRPFDLDLGGARAHGLAGDPATAQGRGERILCFVNGRAVQDRLLTRAARNAYQGRLLTSEFPQLALFLDLPPDEVDVNVHPAKLEVRFRDEGAIFSLVRRALLQALEAMAPTALFAAPPPEPREAAPAPAQRALPVEPPKFASYREFRSSYGAAPAPVEREDAFPPSASPPPCFQVSSAASAPVSLGDSGLVYLGQAADTYLVLRTPDGLALLDQHAAHERVLFENMRAGRTRGESQPLAVALELDLHPAEAELLEEIGPDLRRLGFGFRDAGAGRLALTAVPPGLDAGKALEYFRAAVSGQSRNLAGLWTMLSCRSAIKAGDVLARDEALALLDAWLECPERDYCPHGRPALVAFTSADLEKLFKRK